The proteins below come from a single Triplophysa rosa linkage group LG12, Trosa_1v2, whole genome shotgun sequence genomic window:
- the mical3a gene encoding protein-methionine sulfoxide oxidase mical3a isoform X16 produces MGDGGVNAVGEGLNQSHVLFDRFVQATTCKGTLKAFQELCDFLQLKPNEHCVFYHKLKSKLNYWKAKALWAKLDKRASHKEYKKGRACANTKCLLIGAGPCGLRTAIELAFLGAKVVLLEKRDAFSRNNVLHLWPFTIQDLRGLGAKKFYGKFCAGAIDHISIRQLQLMLLKVALLLGIEIHVNVEFKALVEPPEDQENERIGWRAEVHPRTHPVNELEFDVIIGADGRRNTLSGFRRKEFRGKLAIAITANFINRNTTAEAKVEEISGVAFIFNQKFFQDLREATGIDLENIVYYKDDTHYFVMTAKKQSLLEKGVILHDYADTEMLLSRVNVDQKALLSYAREAADFSTNHQLPTLDFAINHYGQPDVAMFDFTCMYASENAALVRQRHGHKLLVALVGDSLLEPFWPMGTGIARGFLAAIDSAWMVRSWAQGKSPLEVLAERESVYRLLPQTTPENVSKNFSQYSVDPSTRYPNISLHQVRPNQVHHLLDTGETKDLRVDLENVVNSSTSKLTRNESIVRSSKLLNWCQRQTEGYRGVSVSDLTMSWKSGLALCAVIHRYRPDLIDYESLEEKDVEKNNQLAFDVAEKEFGISPIMAGKEMSVVLEPDKLSMVMYLSQFYEMFKDTVPPGENHNLSPEEKAALIASTKSPISFFSKLGQSIAISRKRNPKDKKEKELDGKRRKTSQAGQSEDEELQRVNRDDRPSIAMALVDRKIDSAAAANNNNKVKSMATQLLAKFEENAPVHTGLKRQGDSMPNLGLLMGPSLAPPTLRESARLTPVPEWRKASSGTEVWRSCPKKTIFLASSSPSSSSSFSSSFLPHTQEHSLPNVDDLEPVYIPSVHERAEMLAARFKGKSERKKKPQVMKKPSRFFIEQWLLTQGLSPEQPLLPSDPEHQQREVLRSDDHVPLHIPSIQERAERLASQFKDKPTQPKLKKKRSHFFTEQWYRACDANSDTPLYSPGSFQQKYVKMYTGGVSSLAEQIANQLQPQDHPRPPLEKVDLGSLRKEFPQNIGGSDVCFFCRKRVYVMERLSAEGKFFHRSCFKCDYCGTTLRLSSYAFDVEDGKFYCKPHYCYRLSGLAQRKRPAPAPANPKEPQMLAVTPNKMDATGQTISSQTPVERRPSVSEVNGVTEPSVAKRLKATPERIELENYRLSMMREEELEEVPEETLAEHNLSSVLDKPTDVDEGSSSSESDMEEEDEEQEAAGPSDLGGVPWKEAVELHAKLKGESDPGASEDDDDDDGEMEDEEEDYEEEEESSEEGDYLPWQCELQLGLWLENLAHEEDTGVFKARNLHIQQAIQPVDPLDIQMVNHWTSNQTERVKEGTSVSPVGSQPSLNTLITQPTSSTAPSHKSVRHEAVRAWLDSMTGEPGEEEDEPEAEAGSPDFEPGTELDQDDIPSDAEAEARSRCIDESVTLPKENGKPEIQEHVSNTEKTSTGPRELIVDVIMSPIQKPDLPIDEVKEISPVILVKSPGTRFFPEPYLPEVAEPNKTLPQTAHDKSPRSPVDQVLAAAPICTQPGPHPETVSSKSSIQPQPCACSPTGNPLSPICAQSQPCHEPPSPISTSSPVRTQPVPAVTSTPMAKTSSEKRTDEPIKAPEETPVKQTDLIEEFWLKSAEIRKSLGLTPLERSKTTAEKSIVKTQTPESSTSPRSYTPEELSEEQKLVFTGRSVIRRINITLEGQVISPVEPKSNGSEKKDLSSSSGLGLNGSVTTSQTAASDSYNNSDSTMLTPPSSPPPPPPNEEPASFQNKKAQVSWDNLLESTEEAKTDTTPPKLKTPESPPQPKPVPAPVPAPRTNPPVVMRVKDPNKPRREEARKSFAECVDEIPFADDVEETYDDRTPDTSALERFYTPPTSKVSREKPPLHLALAMENGKPNIPGSRKAKGSQEFSSEAKEIAEKRLRARENSVKSQALKDAMAMQITKMKDSETSKGAVAKAAWNVTETTGKRKKQSDFPKDSAVKALESKKQAEALSDRYFTSPVNKTLDSSVTSSESSTGGKSKKRSSLFSPRKNKKEKKAKNESRLSGAEETPPKHKSLWKTVFSGYKKDKKKKDDKSCPSTPSSSTTVDSGKKKDSTLDKSSDSRLRRNLSFSEDSDLSCDDVLERSSQKSKGDKTYTEEELNAKLTRKVQKAARRQAKQEELKRLHRAQIIQRQLEQVEEKQRQLEERGVAVEKALRGEAVEPYVGTPRRRALYLCPCCAPEGMGKKDDPKLMQEWFKLVQEKNALVRYESELMIFARELELEDRQSRLQQELRERMAVEDHLKTEEELAEEKRILNEMLEVVEQRDSLVALLEEQRLREKEEDKDLESVMLSKGFNLNWA; encoded by the exons ATGGGAGATGGAGGCGTCAATGCGGTGGGAGAAGGGTTAAACCAGTCCCATGTGCTGTTTGATCGCTTCGTCCAGGCCACCACCTGCAAAGGCACTCTCAAGGCTTTTCAAGAGCTTTGTGACTTCCTGCAACTCAAGCCCAATGAACACTGTGTGTTCTACCACAAACTCAAGTCCAAGCTCAACTACTGGAAAGCCAAAGCCCTCTGGGCCAAATTAGACAAGCGCGCCAGCCACAAGGAATACAAAAAAGGACGGGCCTGTGCCAATACTAAG TGTCTGCTCATTGGAGCCGGACCATGTGGTTTACGTACAGCCATAGAGCTGGCATTCTTGGGAGCCAAGGTGGTTTTGCTGGAGAAGAGGGATGCTTTCTCTCGAAACAATGTGCTCCATCTTTGGCCTTTCACTATTCAGGATCTGAGAGGTCTCGGAGCAAAGAAGTTCTATGGCAAATTTTGCGCTGGAGCCATTGACCATATCA GTATTCGACAGTTGCAGCTGATGCTGTTGAAGGTCGCTCTTCTCCTCGGCATTGAAATTCACGTCAATGTGGAATTCAAAGCCCTTGTTGAGCCACCAGAAGACCAAGAGAATGAGA GAATTGGGTGGAGAGCCGAAGTCCACCCCAGAACACATCCAGTCAATGAGCTGGAGTTCGATGTTATCATTGGGGCTGATGGGAGGAGAAACACACTGTCAG GGTTCAGAAGGAAGGAGTTCAGGGGAAAACTGGCTATCGCTATCACAGCAAACTTCATTAACCGCAACACGACTGCAGAAGCAAAGGTGGAAGAGATCAGTGGAGTCGCCTTTATTTTCAACCAAAAGTTCTTTCAGGACCTTAGAGAAGCTACAG GAATTGACCTGGAAAACATCGTGTATTATAAGGATGACACACACTACTTTGTCATGACTGCCAAAAAGCAGAGTCTGCTCGAGAAGGGTGTTATTCTGCAC GACTATGCCGACACAGAAATGTTGCTTTCCAGGGTGAATGTTGACCAGAAGGCTCTGCTATCCTATGCCAGAGAGGCTGCCGACTTCTCCACCAATCACCAGCTTCCTACGCTAGACTTTGCCATCAACCACTACGGTCAACCTGACGTTGCAATGTTTGACTTCACCTGTATGTACGCCTCAGAAAACGCCGCTTTAGTCCGCCAGCGCCACGGTCATAAGCTGCTAGTAGCCCTTGTGGGGGATAGTCTTCTAGAG CCTTTCTGGCCGATGGGCACTGGAATAGCAAGAGGTTTTTTGGCCGCAATTGATTCAGCGTGGATGGTGCGGAGTTGGGCTCAGGGAAAATCTCCTCTAGAGGTTTTAGCAGAACG GGAAAGTGTCTATCGACTGCTGCCTCAAACAACACCAGAGAATGTGAGTAAGAACTTCAGTCAGTACAGCGTCGATCCATCTACAAGGTACCCAAACATCAGCCTTCACCAAGTGAGACCCAACCAG GTACATCATCTGTTAGATACTGGAGAGACCAAAGATTTGCGAGTCGATTTGGAGAATGTGGTCAACTCCTCGACTTCTAAGCTCACAAGAAATG AATCCATCGTGCGCTCCAGTAAGCTGCTAAACTGGTGTCAGAGGCAAACGGAGGGCTACCGAGGTGTCAGCGTGTCTGATCTCACCATGTCCTGGAAGAGTGGCTTGGCCCTGTGTGCGGTCATCCACCGATACAGACCAGACCTCAT TGACTATGAGTCTCTGGAGGAGAAGGATGTGGAGAAAAACAACCAGTTGGCTTTTGACGTGGCTGAGAAGGAGTTTGGGATTTCTCCCATCATGGCCGGGAAGGAGATGTCCGTTGTGCTGGAGCCTGACAAGCTCTCCATGGTGATGTACCTCAGCCAGTTCTACGAGATGTTCAAGGACACTGTGCCACCTGGTG AAAACCACAACTTAAGCCCAGAGGAGAAGGCTGCGTTGATTGCCAGCACTAAATCGCCCATCTCATTCTTCAGTAAACTGGGTCAAAGCATCGCCATCTCCCGCAAAAGAAATCCCAAG gacaaaaaagaaaaagaactgGATGGAAAAAGACGAAAGACCAGCCAAGCAGGACAGTCAGAAGAT GAGGAGCTGCAGAGGGTTAATCGAGACGACAGGCCATCTATAGCCATGGCTCTGGTCGATCGTAAAATAGACTCCGCCGCAGCAGCGAACAACAATAACAAAGTGAAGTCGATGGCCACGCAGCTGTTAGCGAAGTTTGAGGAGAACGCTCCGGTGCATACAGGACTCAAGAGACAG GGGGACTCAATGCCCAACCTGGGGCTCCTGATGGGCCCCTCTTTGGCCCCACCCACTTTAAGAGAGTCAGCACGGCTCACTCCGGTCCCGGAATGGAGGAAG GCCAGCAGCGGTACTGAGGTCTGGAGGAGCTGTCCTAAGAAAACCATTTTCCTCGCTTCTTCCTCACCTTCATCTTCCTCCTCATTCTCTTCATCGTTTCTTCCACACACACAG GAACACAGTCTGCCTAATGTGGATGATTTAGAGCCTGTTTACATCCCTAGTGTTCATGAGAGAGCTGAGATGCTAGCTGCTAGATTTAAAGGCAAATCTGAAAGGAAGAAGAAGCCTCAG GTTATGAAAAAGCCATCACGGTTCTTTATTGAGCAGTGGCTTTTGACCCAAGGTCTGAGTCCTGAGCAGCCTCTCCTTCCCTCTGACCCTGAGCATCAG CAGAGGGAAGTTTTGCGTTCTGATGATCATGTGCCTTTACACATCCCCAGTATTCAGGAAAGAGCCGAGAGGTTAGCCTCTCAGTTTAAAGACAAGCCAACCCAGCCCAAG TTAAAGAAAAAGAGGTCACACTTCTTCACAGAGCAGTGGTACAGAGCGTGTGATGCAAACTCTGATACCCCCCTGTACTCCCCCGGATCTTTCCAGCAG AAGTATGTAAAGATGTACACAGGGGGTGTGAGCTCACTGGCTGAGCAAATAGCCAATCAGCTTCAGCCCCAGGACCACCCCAGGCCCCCTCTTGAGAAAGTGGATTTG GGTTCTTTGCGGAAGGAGTTTCCTCAGAACATCGGCGGCAGTGACGTGTGTTTCTTCTGTCGGAAGCGGGTCTACGTCATGGAACGCCTCAGCGCAGAGGGAAAGTTTTTTCATCGCAGCTGCTTCAAGTGTGACTACTGTGGCACCACCCTCCGCCTGTCCTCATACGCCTTCGATGTTGAGGATG GGAAGTTTTATTGCAAACCGCATTATTGCTACCGACTGTCTGGTCTGGCGCAGAGGAAACGGCCTGCACCTGCCCCTGCAAACCCGAAG GAGCCCCAGATGTTAGCAGTAACCCCCAACAAAATGGACGCGACAGGCCAAACCATAAGTTCTCAGACCCCTGTGGAACGCCGGCCCTCAG TGTCAGAGGTGAACGGAGTGACGGAGCCCAGTGTGGCCAAGCGGCTCAAAGCGACTCCAGAGAGAATCGAGCTGGAGAACTACCGCCTCTCCATGATGAGAGAAGAGGAGCTGGAGGAGGTACCAGAGGAGACGCTGGCGGAGCACAACCTCAGCAGTGTGCTGGACAAACCCACAGATGTGGATGAGGGATCCAG CAGCTCAGAGTCTGATATGGAGGAAGAGGATGAAGAACAGGAAGCGGCTGGTCCGTCTGATCTGGGTGGAGTGCCTTGGAAAGAGGCCGTGGAGCTCCACGCTAAACTTAAAGGAGAAAGCGACCCTGGTGCTTCTGAAGACGACGACGATGATGATGGAGAGATGGAGGATGAAGAGGAAGATtatgaggaagaggaggagtcAAGTGAAG AGGGAGATTATTTGCCCTGGCAGTGTGAGCTTCAGTTAGGTCTTTGGCTGGAGAATCTGGCACATGAAGAGGATACGGGTGTGTTTAAAG CAAGGAACCTGCATATCCAGCAAGCCATACAGCCAGTGGACCCTCTGGACATCCAGATGGTCAACCACTGGACATCCAATCAGACTGAAAGGGTGAAAGAGGGCACCTCAGTGTCACCTGTAGGCTCTCAGCCTTCGCTGAACACCCTGATCACGCAACCCACCTCCTCCACAG CCCCTTCCCACAAGTCTGTGCGCCATGAGGCTGTCAGAGCCTGGTTGGACTCGATGACTGGAG AGCCcggtgaagaggaagatgagccTGAAGCCGAAGCAGGCAGTCCTGACTTTGAACCCGGTACTGAACTAGATCAAG ACGACATTCCCTCGGACGCTGAGGCTGAAGCTCGCTCACGTTGCATAGATGAAAGTGTGACTCTTCCAAAGGAAAACGGCAAACCAGAGATCCAGGAACATGTTTCTAACACTG AGAAAACATCTACAGGTCCAAGGGAACTTATTGTAGATGTTATAATGTCTCCAATCCAAAAACCTGATTTACCCATCGATGAG gTGAAAGAGATTTCTCCTGTAATATTAGTGAAATCTCCAGGTACACGATTCTTCCCTGAGCCCTACCTTCCCGAAGTCGCCGAACCAAACAAAACCTTACCACAGACTGCTCATGATAAAAGTCCCCGTTCTCCCGTTGATCAAGTTCTTGCGGCAGCCCCTATCTGCACACAACCTGGTCCGCATCCAGAGACCGTGTCTTCCAAATCTTCGATCCAACCTCAGCCTTGTGCCTGTTCTCCAACAGGTAACCCTTTATCTCCAATCTGTGCCCAGTCACAACCCTGCCATGAACCACCATCACCCATCTCCACAAGCTCTCCGGTCAGGACCCAACCGGTCCCAGCTGTCACGTCCACTCCTATGGCTAAAACCTCTTCTGAGAAGAGAACCGATGAACCTATAAAAGCACCAGAGGAAACACCTGTCAAGCAAACAGACCTCATTGAAGAGTTCTGGTTGAAGAGTGCAGAGATTCGAAAGAGTTTAGGACTCACGCCTTTAGAAAGAAGCAAAACCACGGCAGAGAAGAGCATCGTGAAAACACAGACCCCTGAATCGTCAACGTCTCCCAGGTCTTATACCCCAGAGGAATTGTCTGAAGAGCAGAAGCTTGTCTTCACGGGACGTTCTGTCATACGCAGGATCAACATTACTTTGGAGGGACAGGTTATATCCCCTGTGGAACCAAAGAGTAATGGTTCTGAAAAGAAAGATTTGAGCAGCAGTTCGGGGTTGGGTCTAAACGGTAGCGTGACTACTAGTCAGACAGCAGCTAGCGACAGCTACAACAACTCTGACTCCACCATGCTCACCCCTCCATCCAGCCCTCCTCCACCACCACCCAATGAAGAACCTGCCTCTTTCCAAAACAAGAAGGCTCAAGTTTCCTGGGACAATCTTCTCGAAAGCACAGAGGAGGCCAAAACTGACACTACACCACCTAAACTCAAAACCCCAGAAAGTCCGCCTCAGCCAAAACCAGTCCCAGCCCCAGTGCCGGCTCCTAGAACTAACCCACCTGTTGTGATGAGGGTAAAAGATCCGAACAAACCACGCCGGGAAGAGGCACGGAAGTCTTTTGCGGAGTGCGTGGACGAAATACCGTTTGCTGATGATGTCGAAGAGACGTACGATGACCGAACCCCTGACACAAGCGCTCTGGAAAGGTTTTACACCCCGCCAACCAGTAAGGTAAGCAGGGAAAAGCCACCTTTGCACCTGGCGCTGGCAATGGAAAACGGCAAACCCAACATTCCCGGATCCCGAAAGGCAAAGGGATCTCAAGAATTCTCGTCCGAAGCCAAAGAGATAGCAGAAAAGCGATTGAGAGCTCGCGAAAACTCTGTTAAGAGCCAAGCTCTGAAAGATGCAATGGCAATGCAGATCACCAAAATGAAAGATTCGGAGACTTCCAAAGGAGCGGTGGCAAAAGCAGCTTGGAACGTTACGGAGACAACTGGGAAGCGCAAAAAGCAATCAGACTTCCCTAAGGACTCTGCTGTCAAGGCCTTGGAGTCCAAAAAGCAAGCAGAGGCACTCTCCGATCGGTACTTCACCTCACCGGTCAATAAAACCTTGGACAGTTCAGTCACATCTTCGGAGAGCTCCACGGGTGGTAAGAGCAAAAAACGCAGCTCGCTGTTTTCTCCACGCAAGaacaaaaaggaaaagaaagccaaaaatgaaagtagaCTCTCTGGTGCTGAGGAGACGCCACCCAAACACAAATCCCTGTGGAAGACGGTGTTCTCGGGCTAcaagaaagacaaaaagaagAAAGACGACAAGTCATGTCCGAGCACACCCTCAAGCTCTACAACTGTAGATTCGGGAAAGAAGAAAGATTCGACCCTGGATAAGTCCTCAG ATTCACGTTTGAGAAGAAATCTCAGCTTTTCCGAGGACTCTGATCTCTCCTGCGACGATGTTCTGGAGAGGTCCTCTCAGAAGTCGAAGGGTGAT